One segment of Dermochelys coriacea isolate rDerCor1 chromosome 5, rDerCor1.pri.v4, whole genome shotgun sequence DNA contains the following:
- the IL11RA gene encoding interleukin-11 receptor subunit alpha isoform X3, which produces MCTPTPGLRSVMVLLAAALVSTSVTSGEGWREEGVQYGQVGADVVLSCAGAPGRSGVEWWRDGAAALPEGCILRDGDLLLPQAELAAGGDYSCHDGTGQLLCSVSLRLGYLPGIPSVTCRASDYENFSCSWTPSVETFLPTRYITTYRRTQTSQVGPCVQDPGRPHTCSVHKCEFWSSYRLNVTEVNPLGSSFRLLDVTMQAIIKPDPPEGLVVEPVPSAPRRLRVRWQYPASWPKQPHFQLKFRLQYRPVAHGSWSMVETVNLSEVITDAFSGLEHVVQVGAKDFLDAGNWSEWSAEARATPGPGLTVTPGDEAITNAGLESPAEMPSLAPNPEPIDRSDPMEKVAILISLGIFSFFILALVLGITIAVWLRLRKPSKDETKKHDFLAAAVHMRALPKPQIL; this is translated from the exons ATGTGCACTCCCACCCCAGGCCTCAGAAGCGTGATGGTGCTTCTGGCTGCAGCCCTGGTGTCCACCTCTGTCACTTCAGGGGAAGGCTGGCGCGAGgaag GTGTGCAGTACGGCCAGGTGGGAGCGGACGTCGTCCTGTCGTGTGCTGGCGCCCCCGGACG CTCGGGGGTGGAGTGGTGGCGGGACGGGGCGGCCGCGCTCCCAGAGGGCTGCATCCTGCGGGACGGCGACCTGCTGCTGCCACAGGCCGAGCTTGCTGCGGGAGGAGACTACAGCTGCCATGACGGGACCGGGCAGCTCCTCTGCTCCGTCTCCCTCCGGCTGGGCT ACCTGCCTGGGATCCCATCTGTCACCTGCCGAGCTTCTGACTACGAGAATTTCTCCTGTTCCTGGACACCCAGCGTGGAGACGTTCCTCCCCACCAGATACATCACCACCTACCG CAGGACCCAGACTAGTCAGGTGGGGCCGTGCGTGCAGGACCCCGGACGCCCGCACACCTGCAGCGTGCACAAGTGTGAGTTCTGGAGCTCCTACCGGCTGAACGTCACCGAGGTGAACCCACTGGGCTCCAGCTTCCGGCTGCTCGACGTCACCATGCAGGCCATCA TTAAGCCGGATCCTCCGGAAGGCCTGGTGGTGGAGCCGGTCCCGTCGGCCCCGCGGCGGCTGCGGGTTCGCTGGCAGTACCCAGCCTCCTGGCCCAAGCAGCCGCATTTCCAGTTGAAGTTTCGGCTCCAGTACCGGCCCGTCGCGCACGGCTCCTGGTCCATGGTGGAGACCGTGAACCTCTCTGAAGTCATCACCGACGCCTTCTCCGGCCTGGAGCACGTGGTGCAGGTTGGCGCCAAGGACTTCCTGGACGCCGGCAACTGGAGCGAGTGGAGTGCCGAGGCACGGGCCACACCCgggccag GCCTGACCGTGACGCCAGGCGACGAAGCCATCACCAACGCCGGCCTAGAGAGCCCGGCCGAGATGCCATCTCTggcccccaaccctgagcccatcG ATCGCAGCGACCCCATGGAGAAGGTCGCCATCCTGATATCGCTCGGGATCTTCTCTTTCTTCATCCTGGCTCTGGTTCTGGGCATCACCATCGCAGTCTG GCTCCGTCTGAGAAAACCCAGCAAAGATGAGACCAAGAAGCATGACTTCTTGGCAGCTGCCGTGCACATGAGGGCCCTGCCCA aGCCCCAGATCTTGTAG
- the IL11RA gene encoding interleukin-11 receptor subunit alpha isoform X4, whose translation MCTPTPGLRSVMVLLAAALVSTSVTSGEGWREEGVQYGQVGADVVLSCAGAPGRSGVEWWRDGAAALPEGCILRDGDLLLPQAELAAGGDYSCHDGTGQLLCSVSLRLGYLPGIPSVTCRASDYENFSCSWTPSVETFLPTRYITTYRTQTSQVGPCVQDPGRPHTCSVHKCEFWSSYRLNVTEVNPLGSSFRLLDVTMQAIIKPDPPEGLVVEPVPSAPRRLRVRWQYPASWPKQPHFQLKFRLQYRPVAHGSWSMVETVNLSEVITDAFSGLEHVVQVGAKDFLDAGNWSEWSAEARATPGPGLTVTPGDEAITNAGLESPAEMPSLAPNPEPIDRSDPMEKVAILISLGIFSFFILALVLGITIAVWLRLRKPSKDETKKHDFLAAAVHMRALPKPQIL comes from the exons ATGTGCACTCCCACCCCAGGCCTCAGAAGCGTGATGGTGCTTCTGGCTGCAGCCCTGGTGTCCACCTCTGTCACTTCAGGGGAAGGCTGGCGCGAGgaag GTGTGCAGTACGGCCAGGTGGGAGCGGACGTCGTCCTGTCGTGTGCTGGCGCCCCCGGACG CTCGGGGGTGGAGTGGTGGCGGGACGGGGCGGCCGCGCTCCCAGAGGGCTGCATCCTGCGGGACGGCGACCTGCTGCTGCCACAGGCCGAGCTTGCTGCGGGAGGAGACTACAGCTGCCATGACGGGACCGGGCAGCTCCTCTGCTCCGTCTCCCTCCGGCTGGGCT ACCTGCCTGGGATCCCATCTGTCACCTGCCGAGCTTCTGACTACGAGAATTTCTCCTGTTCCTGGACACCCAGCGTGGAGACGTTCCTCCCCACCAGATACATCACCACCTACCG GACCCAGACTAGTCAGGTGGGGCCGTGCGTGCAGGACCCCGGACGCCCGCACACCTGCAGCGTGCACAAGTGTGAGTTCTGGAGCTCCTACCGGCTGAACGTCACCGAGGTGAACCCACTGGGCTCCAGCTTCCGGCTGCTCGACGTCACCATGCAGGCCATCA TTAAGCCGGATCCTCCGGAAGGCCTGGTGGTGGAGCCGGTCCCGTCGGCCCCGCGGCGGCTGCGGGTTCGCTGGCAGTACCCAGCCTCCTGGCCCAAGCAGCCGCATTTCCAGTTGAAGTTTCGGCTCCAGTACCGGCCCGTCGCGCACGGCTCCTGGTCCATGGTGGAGACCGTGAACCTCTCTGAAGTCATCACCGACGCCTTCTCCGGCCTGGAGCACGTGGTGCAGGTTGGCGCCAAGGACTTCCTGGACGCCGGCAACTGGAGCGAGTGGAGTGCCGAGGCACGGGCCACACCCgggccag GCCTGACCGTGACGCCAGGCGACGAAGCCATCACCAACGCCGGCCTAGAGAGCCCGGCCGAGATGCCATCTCTggcccccaaccctgagcccatcG ATCGCAGCGACCCCATGGAGAAGGTCGCCATCCTGATATCGCTCGGGATCTTCTCTTTCTTCATCCTGGCTCTGGTTCTGGGCATCACCATCGCAGTCTG GCTCCGTCTGAGAAAACCCAGCAAAGATGAGACCAAGAAGCATGACTTCTTGGCAGCTGCCGTGCACATGAGGGCCCTGCCCA aGCCCCAGATCTTGTAG
- the IL11RA gene encoding interleukin-11 receptor subunit alpha isoform X2, with the protein MCTPTPGLRSVMVLLAAALVSTSVTSGEGWREEGVQYGQVGADVVLSCAGAPGRSGVEWWRDGAAALPEGCILRDGDLLLPQAELAAGGDYSCHDGTGQLLCSVSLRLGYLPGIPSVTCRASDYENFSCSWTPSVETFLPTRYITTYRKKLLMDGEKWRTQTSQVGPCVQDPGRPHTCSVHKCEFWSSYRLNVTEVNPLGSSFRLLDVTMQAIIKPDPPEGLVVEPVPSAPRRLRVRWQYPASWPKQPHFQLKFRLQYRPVAHGSWSMVETVNLSEVITDAFSGLEHVVQVGAKDFLDAGNWSEWSAEARATPGPGLTVTPGDEAITNAGLESPAEMPSLAPNPEPIDRSDPMEKVAILISLGIFSFFILALVLGITIAVWLRLRKPSKDETKKHDFLAAAVHMRALPKPQIL; encoded by the exons ATGTGCACTCCCACCCCAGGCCTCAGAAGCGTGATGGTGCTTCTGGCTGCAGCCCTGGTGTCCACCTCTGTCACTTCAGGGGAAGGCTGGCGCGAGgaag GTGTGCAGTACGGCCAGGTGGGAGCGGACGTCGTCCTGTCGTGTGCTGGCGCCCCCGGACG CTCGGGGGTGGAGTGGTGGCGGGACGGGGCGGCCGCGCTCCCAGAGGGCTGCATCCTGCGGGACGGCGACCTGCTGCTGCCACAGGCCGAGCTTGCTGCGGGAGGAGACTACAGCTGCCATGACGGGACCGGGCAGCTCCTCTGCTCCGTCTCCCTCCGGCTGGGCT ACCTGCCTGGGATCCCATCTGTCACCTGCCGAGCTTCTGACTACGAGAATTTCTCCTGTTCCTGGACACCCAGCGTGGAGACGTTCCTCCCCACCAGATACATCACCACCTACCG GAAGAAATTGCTGATGGACGGTGAGAAATGGAG GACCCAGACTAGTCAGGTGGGGCCGTGCGTGCAGGACCCCGGACGCCCGCACACCTGCAGCGTGCACAAGTGTGAGTTCTGGAGCTCCTACCGGCTGAACGTCACCGAGGTGAACCCACTGGGCTCCAGCTTCCGGCTGCTCGACGTCACCATGCAGGCCATCA TTAAGCCGGATCCTCCGGAAGGCCTGGTGGTGGAGCCGGTCCCGTCGGCCCCGCGGCGGCTGCGGGTTCGCTGGCAGTACCCAGCCTCCTGGCCCAAGCAGCCGCATTTCCAGTTGAAGTTTCGGCTCCAGTACCGGCCCGTCGCGCACGGCTCCTGGTCCATGGTGGAGACCGTGAACCTCTCTGAAGTCATCACCGACGCCTTCTCCGGCCTGGAGCACGTGGTGCAGGTTGGCGCCAAGGACTTCCTGGACGCCGGCAACTGGAGCGAGTGGAGTGCCGAGGCACGGGCCACACCCgggccag GCCTGACCGTGACGCCAGGCGACGAAGCCATCACCAACGCCGGCCTAGAGAGCCCGGCCGAGATGCCATCTCTggcccccaaccctgagcccatcG ATCGCAGCGACCCCATGGAGAAGGTCGCCATCCTGATATCGCTCGGGATCTTCTCTTTCTTCATCCTGGCTCTGGTTCTGGGCATCACCATCGCAGTCTG GCTCCGTCTGAGAAAACCCAGCAAAGATGAGACCAAGAAGCATGACTTCTTGGCAGCTGCCGTGCACATGAGGGCCCTGCCCA aGCCCCAGATCTTGTAG
- the IL11RA gene encoding interleukin-11 receptor subunit alpha isoform X1, whose product MCTPTPGLRSVMVLLAAALVSTSVTSGEGWREEGVQYGQVGADVVLSCAGAPGRSGVEWWRDGAAALPEGCILRDGDLLLPQAELAAGGDYSCHDGTGQLLCSVSLRLGYLPGIPSVTCRASDYENFSCSWTPSVETFLPTRYITTYRKKLLMDGEKWSRTQTSQVGPCVQDPGRPHTCSVHKCEFWSSYRLNVTEVNPLGSSFRLLDVTMQAIIKPDPPEGLVVEPVPSAPRRLRVRWQYPASWPKQPHFQLKFRLQYRPVAHGSWSMVETVNLSEVITDAFSGLEHVVQVGAKDFLDAGNWSEWSAEARATPGPGLTVTPGDEAITNAGLESPAEMPSLAPNPEPIDRSDPMEKVAILISLGIFSFFILALVLGITIAVWLRLRKPSKDETKKHDFLAAAVHMRALPKPQIL is encoded by the exons ATGTGCACTCCCACCCCAGGCCTCAGAAGCGTGATGGTGCTTCTGGCTGCAGCCCTGGTGTCCACCTCTGTCACTTCAGGGGAAGGCTGGCGCGAGgaag GTGTGCAGTACGGCCAGGTGGGAGCGGACGTCGTCCTGTCGTGTGCTGGCGCCCCCGGACG CTCGGGGGTGGAGTGGTGGCGGGACGGGGCGGCCGCGCTCCCAGAGGGCTGCATCCTGCGGGACGGCGACCTGCTGCTGCCACAGGCCGAGCTTGCTGCGGGAGGAGACTACAGCTGCCATGACGGGACCGGGCAGCTCCTCTGCTCCGTCTCCCTCCGGCTGGGCT ACCTGCCTGGGATCCCATCTGTCACCTGCCGAGCTTCTGACTACGAGAATTTCTCCTGTTCCTGGACACCCAGCGTGGAGACGTTCCTCCCCACCAGATACATCACCACCTACCG GAAGAAATTGCTGATGGACGGTGAGAAATGGAG CAGGACCCAGACTAGTCAGGTGGGGCCGTGCGTGCAGGACCCCGGACGCCCGCACACCTGCAGCGTGCACAAGTGTGAGTTCTGGAGCTCCTACCGGCTGAACGTCACCGAGGTGAACCCACTGGGCTCCAGCTTCCGGCTGCTCGACGTCACCATGCAGGCCATCA TTAAGCCGGATCCTCCGGAAGGCCTGGTGGTGGAGCCGGTCCCGTCGGCCCCGCGGCGGCTGCGGGTTCGCTGGCAGTACCCAGCCTCCTGGCCCAAGCAGCCGCATTTCCAGTTGAAGTTTCGGCTCCAGTACCGGCCCGTCGCGCACGGCTCCTGGTCCATGGTGGAGACCGTGAACCTCTCTGAAGTCATCACCGACGCCTTCTCCGGCCTGGAGCACGTGGTGCAGGTTGGCGCCAAGGACTTCCTGGACGCCGGCAACTGGAGCGAGTGGAGTGCCGAGGCACGGGCCACACCCgggccag GCCTGACCGTGACGCCAGGCGACGAAGCCATCACCAACGCCGGCCTAGAGAGCCCGGCCGAGATGCCATCTCTggcccccaaccctgagcccatcG ATCGCAGCGACCCCATGGAGAAGGTCGCCATCCTGATATCGCTCGGGATCTTCTCTTTCTTCATCCTGGCTCTGGTTCTGGGCATCACCATCGCAGTCTG GCTCCGTCTGAGAAAACCCAGCAAAGATGAGACCAAGAAGCATGACTTCTTGGCAGCTGCCGTGCACATGAGGGCCCTGCCCA aGCCCCAGATCTTGTAG